The genome window CGGCCAACGCAGTTTTCCTGTGGAAGAATGAGAACGGGAAAGAGACGTTGAACCGGACGGTGACGGTGACGAAGCACAACCTGCCGGAAGATCCGAACGCGAACGGTGTGCGGATGCAGACGTTGCAGTTCGATTGCTTTTACATCCGGCATGATGTGGCGGGCAGTGTGATGACGGCCACGCTGACGGTGGGTGAATTGAATTCCTCCCTCGGCAAGATCACGGACTGGCAAGAAGCACTGACGACGGAGCGGCGCAACAACATGCGCTCCACCCGGGAAAGAACCAGCATCAGCGTACGTGTGCGGGGATTCATCGCGGGTGACACGACGTTGGGAGTGGAGGCACGCAGGACGGCGATGCTGGCCTTGAAGAATACTTTGATCGCCCGGTGCAACAACAAGGAAGGGCGGTTGGTCTATGGCGGATTCGACCGGGTGGTGCGAGTCACGGAGTTCAGTGCGGATGTGAACCAGGCGGTGAACCACATCGAGTGGAGCCTAGCGGCGGATTGCACGATCTTTCCGAATGAAGCGGACTACGTGCTGGCTGATTATCAGTTGATGATCCGTGACGAAGGGGCGGACAAAATACTGGTGGTGACGGGCAAGGTGCAGTCGCATTCCCTCGAGGCGGCGCAGACAAGAATCACGCAGATCGTGAATGCGGCGGTACCGGGGAATGGTTTTTCTTTGCAACGGGAGGTGAGACGGGAAGATGCACCGTCCACAATCTTTGCCGATGTGGACGGGGAGACGTTCGCGGGAATCAGTTTCATGCGTGAGTATCGCCTGCCACTGGCAAACACGCTCAGTTTGAAGCGGCCAGATCAGGATGCGGTATCGTTCGGTGACGTGACGGGCTGGCGGGAAGTGATGGCGCATGAGCGCTTCGGGGTGCAGAAGGACAACATCCAGCGCACGATGATCAAAGTGTCAGCGCGGGGTGTGAGATATACCGACACGGGCAACGGGCTGGAAGTCAGACGGGCGGCCTTGCAGGCGGTGAAGACCTCCATGCAGACGGAGTTCAACCGGCCCAAAGTGACATTGAAGCATGGTGACTTTGAGCGAGAAGTTCGGCCCTTGGATTTCACCGCGGACATCGGAGCCGAGGCGCGTTTTCTCACCTGGGAGATGAGCTTTGAATTCGCCCTCGCCCCCGATGAGACAGATTACGCACTGGTGGAATACCGTGTGCGTGAACGGGATGGCGGAGCAGACAAGCTGTTGAGCCTGACGGGACGCATCCAAGCGAACAGTGAAGCGAAAGCGCGTACGCGGCTCGCGCAGATCCGCAGCAGTGTGCTGTCCTCGCGTTCCTACAGTGCCGGACTGGTCGATACCGAGGAGGATGAAGTGTCCTTTGGCAATTCCACCACGGGCACAGACTTCATCGACCTGAACTTCACGCAAGAGTTTCGCAAGCCGCTGGCGCATACGCTGGCGTGGACACCGTTGAACGGACAGGCGGTGACGCTGGGGCAGATCACGGGCTGGAGCGAGGGGTTGACGACCGAGAGATTCGCCAGCCACAAGGACGAGCGGCGCAGTGTGATGGTGGGGGTGCAGGTGACGGGGCAATACTTCACGGATGCCACACAATCCCTGACGGTGCGGCGGGCGGATTTGCAGGCGAAGAAAGATGCCTGGCTGGCGGCATTCGAGGCGAAGAACGGCAGGCTGGTGAACGGCAGCTTCGACCGCATCGTGCGCTGTCTGGATTTCCGTCCGGAGATAGACCATGCGAACAAGGTGCTGACGTGGAGCTTGAACGCCGAGTATTGCCGATTTCCTAATGAAGCGAACTTCACGACGGTGGAGTATCGCGTCACGGAGCGGGATGACGGGGCGGACAAGATGCTGACATTGCGTGGCCGTATCGAGGCGAACGATGAGGCGAAGGCGCGGACGCGCTTCGGCGAGTTGAAGACGGCGACCTTGCAGGCGCGCAGTTACGAAAGCAGCCGGATCGTGCAGGAGGAAGTGGAACCGTCCTTCGGGGTGGGCAGCGGTGAGGCGACGACCTTCCTTGAACTGACGTTCACCTGTGAGTACCGGAAGCAACTGGACAATGAAGCGAAGTTCACGCCGGAAGGCGGCGAGACAGCCGACCAGATCGTGTTGGGAAAAGTCACGGGGATGAGTTACGTCTACCAGTCGGAGAGATATTCCAAGCTGCGCAAGAACCGTTCGTATGCCGGAGGTGTGATCCGCTTGAGCGGAGTGTTTCTGGCGGATGCGACGCAGCCGCTCGAGAGCCGCAACGAACAGTTGATCAACCTGCAAAAGGCATGGATCGCCAAGGTGAACAAAGCGCAGGGGACGTTGGTGCATGGAAGCCTGACACAAGTGGTGCGGGTGACAAACTTTGATGCACAGATCGATCATGCGGTGAAGGCGTTGAACTGGTCGCTCAACGGCGAGTTCAGCCTGTTCCCGAACGAAGCCGGTTATGCCCTGGTGGAATATACGCTGACGACGCGGAAGGAAAAGGAGAGCGGTCAGACCGTGTTCGTGTTCAATGGCCGCATCGGTGCGCAGACGAAAGCAGCCGCCGAGGGCAAGCTGAACACGTTGCGAACGGCGGTGCTGGACGGGAAGCTGGATCATGTGCTGTTGCGATCGGAAGCCACCCCCAGCCAGATCGAAGCGGATACGGATGGTGCAGCCTTCACGGAACTGACGTTCTCGGAAGAATATGTGGTGGGGCAGTCAGACATCGTGCGTTGGCGGATGAGCCTGCGCACGCGGGAGGAACTGGGTTCGGGCATGCGGAGACTCAGCTACTCCGGCACTGTGACGGCGCGTGGTGATGATTTCGAGAAGGCAAAGACCGCGGCCTTCAGCAAGGCGCGTGCGTTGGGTGATGAGAAACATCCGTTCAAACTGGATGAGGAACTGACGCCGGAAGACCAACTCACCACCACGGGTGGCGAGCGGCTGGTGACGGTGCAATTCTCCTTCGATTACCGCGTGCGGCTGGCCCGCATGTATCTTGAGCTGACTTCGGAAACCTCACTGGACACCTTCGGAGAGAACACGGACAGCGTGAATGGTTTTGTGGTGGCCGAGACGGAAGAGGCGGCGGTTGAATGTTACAATGCCAATGTGAAAGCGGCCTTCGAGGGCAAGCTCGTCAAATCGGAACGCCTGTCCAAGCGGAACGAGAAGCTGCAAAAGAAGAACGGTGAGGAACTGGTGCCGAACGAGTTCGAGAGCCAGTTCACACGTTTCGATTTTTCCTTCACGGTCCATCGCGAAAAAGCGATCGGTGAGGTGGCGATGAAATATGAGATCCAAGTGCGCGATGACGACAACCGCAACCGACGCACCTACACGGTGAGCGGATCGGTGGTCGCTCCGGGGACGCAGACCAGTGCGGCGGGCGGAGTGTTGCGGGCGAATGGAAAGAAGACGACGGGTGAGAAGGCCATCCATGATTTTCTCAATGCCATGGCAGCCATGCTGGGCACCAGGCAGGGCCTTGAACTGAAAGAAGAGAAGGAACGATTCATCGGCAATCCGGCCAGCCCTTCCGGCGTGATCGAAAAGAGCATCCGCACCACGTTTTCGGCGACCTATGAGAAGGTGATGACGGCGGAAGCCAAGGTGCTGTTCTGCCGGGTGAGCGTGCGCAACCGTCATTCGGGCAAGCGGTGGATAGCGCATGGCATCCCGGACGGGAGATCCATCATGCAAGAGTGCGGCATCGCCGAGGGGCGTCGCACCGTGACGGGTGAAGTGGTGGCCACGAGCGAAGCGGCAGCAGATGCGTGGATCGGAGAGCAGCGGGTGTTGTTGAACGGGGCGTATGAAGATCCGCCGGAGATCGGGACGGACTACGACTTCCTGCCGGGATCGGCGGGAGTGGTGACGGGCGAAGGGCAGAACTGGTGCTGGGTGGCGAAGAGCTTCACCTTCACGGAAACCCTGCCGGATTTCGATTATCCCGGCAATTAACGAAATTATTGCAAATATTCTATAAAAAATAGTTGACCATAAAATATGGATAGATAACCTACTTGCGTTACTAATCAGTGATGTGCCGGGGGGCGGAAACCTCCCCATCGCCTCCCGGCCTCTGATTGTTTTTCTGCCCTGAGATTATGACCATGAAGTTACTTATCGTTGGAGATTCCCCGACCAAGCAAACAGGTTTCAGCCGGGTAGTGGAGAACATCGCCAAGCGTTTAAAAGTCACCGCCAAAAGCATCGACATCTGGGGCATCAATCATCAGGGGGTTCCGCACGATTTTCCTTATCGCATCTGGCCAGCGACATTGAACGGGCCGGTCTGGTATTCGGAACCCAACCTCAAGGGTTTGCTGAACGTGCTGGCGGGTGGTGATTTCACGCACGTCTTGGTGGTGCAGGATTCGTTCGCTTTTCCCAAATGGTTTGCCGATGCCTTCGCACAAATCTGTGGGCACCGCAAGATCCGCAGCTTGTATTACATCCCGGTGGATGCCTCGCTGGATCCGAACTGGCTGGAGCTGGCACGGGTGGTGGACTGGCCGGTGGCATACACGCACTACGGGCGCATGGAGATATTGAAGGCGGCGGCGATGGCGATGGAGCCGTGGGAGTATCAGACACTGGAGCAACGGTTGAAGGTGTTGCCGCATGGTGTGGACCGCTCCATCTATTTCCCGTTGCCGGACCGGGAGAAGATCCGCAAGCAAGTGCTGCCGAACCTGCCGGAGGGGGATGTGGTGCTGATGAATGTGAACGCGAACCAGCGCCGGAAAGACCCGGTGCGTTCACTGGAGATTTTGGCGGAACTGTTGCGCATGGGTGAGCGTGTGCGTCTGGTGATGCACATGCCACCTGTGGGGCATGACGAGCTGGACCTGCCGTGTGCCGGGGCGCAACTCGGATTGCGTTACGGGGAGGACTGGCTGGTGACGGACATGCTTTTCAAGGGGACGATGCGGACCGGGACGGAGGAGGAGTTGAACAAGATCTACAACATGGGCGACATCCTTATCAGCAGCACGCTGGGTGAGGGGTTTGGCCTGACGACGATCGAAGCCTTGGCGACCGGGATGCCAGTGGCACTCCCGAACCATACGGCCTGCACGGAGATCGTGAATACGCTGGCAGGAATGGGCACGGTCCAAGATCCGGCCAGTGCGCAAGCGTGTCTGTTCCCAACGGAAGAACATACGGTGATGTTGCCATGGGACAATGCGCGGATGCGCCGCCGAGCGGATGTGAAGGGTGCGGCCTTGGTGATCCAAGAGATGATCCGAAGCGGGGAATACAAGAAGCGTCAGCGTCTCAGCAAGAAGGCGGCTGCCTGGTTGAGCTGGGACCGGGTGGTGCCGGAGTTCCGTGATCTGTTGATGAGCGCGCCGCCTGCTCCAGTTCCCGCCCCGGTGAAGAAAGAAGAGGCCCTTGATGGGGGACAGCCAGTGGCAAAATAACCGAAGCACACTATGAGTGAATTAGTGGTCAAGATTTCGGGGGCGAAAGGTTCCGGTCGCACGCATCTGCAAATGGCATTGGCCGAAGTTTTGCAGGCTTACGGGCATCAGGTAAACCTGCGGGAGAACGGCAAGGAGTTGAAGTATGCGAGGAATGCTCCCGGTGTGCTTCAGCGGGCGATCAATATCGAAGTGAACGATGAGGATGTGGTGCAGGTAAATCCCGAGCATCTACTGTTCCCGGAATTATGGGCCAAGCCCAAGGTGAAGCTGACGAAGGATGAAGTGGGTTTACTGGGGAATATCTGGATGGAGTCTTTCCGTGGAGTTTCCTTGATGGTCAAGCCGCTCGCAGTCTTTGCAGCGGCGAGAGCTTCGCTGATCAAGGGGCAGCAAGTTTGCATCGTGCTTCCGGTCAAAGGATGGCAAGGGAAGAAATGGGAGAAGGTGCTGGATAAACTGCTCGTGGGTGCGGAGAAAGTTGTTCCGCCGCCAAAGGTAGAAAAGTTTTCCGTCACCTACAAGCTGGCCAATGGCAGTGTCGTGCGTTTGTTGTCCCGGAAAGCGGTGGTGGATGATCATGCTGCTGCCGGTATGCGCTTCAATTGCATCGTGGAGATTGCACCGAAGTCTACGAATCATTTGACAGCGCGGATGACCGCTCCCTCCCCGCATCGCGATCACGCGGTGTTCCGTAACAAGCACATCACGGCCTTTTGATTTTTTATGAAGCCAGTCAAATACATCATCGTGTTGCGTACGGTGGATCGTGCGCCGGAAGCAGAGAACTATCTGTTCAAAACGCTTGCCAACCTTGAGCGTGCGGGCTTGTTCCGGTCCAGCATCCCATTCCAACTCGTGATTTTCTCTGACAGGGAAGCGGGGGGTGCATTTCAAGCAGAATTAGCCGACTGGCGGTTAAAATATCCCGACCTGATCACCGTGGAGAAATCGGACAAGCGCTTGACGCCCAATCAGAATGCGGCATGGGCTCTGCATCATGCGTCCATCCAACCTGCCCAGTGGGTGTTATTCCTCGAGGATGACGTGGACTTCTGCGCTGATTTCTTGGAGAGCGTGGATGTGTGGCGGCGCAGGGTGGAGCATCCGGACATCAAACTGTATTCGCTGTGCGCCGCCTATGAGGGGGTGCGTCTGGCGCAGGTGGTGTGGGAATATCCGGTGAAGGATTTCTACGGCACGCAAGCCTACCTGTTGCGGCATGACGTGGCGGTGGATCTAGCGGAGTTCCTGTCGAAGAAGCCGAAGTGGAAGGGCAAAGACAAGGGGCACGATATGCTGCTCAAGGAATGGGCGGGCAAGAAGGCGCGGTTTGTGGCGGCAGCGCCGAACTTCATCCAGCATATCGGCAAGCAGTCCTCACTGCATCTGGGCCGCTTCCATGACTATCCATCATGGCCGGGGCAGGATTGGAGTTTCCTGCGGGAAGCCGCGGGCAATTCGATGTTCACGGTGGAGGAGCAACAGTCGCGTCCGTTCTCTGATGCGCTGGCGAAGGCACTGGTGCAATCTTTCCCGAAGGACAAGCCGGTGCATGATCTCGGGTGTTCGCTGGGCCATTACGTGAAGGCGTTGCGTGAGGGCGGGCTGGATGCGCATGGTTATGAAGGCACGCCGGGTATCAGCGCGCATGCGGTGGTGCCGGTGAACTGGGCGGAGCTTTCTTCGCCGATGCATCCGGGTAACTACGGCAACCTGGTCGGTTCGGTCCTGTGTCTTGAGGTGGCGGAACATATCCCGGCGGAACGGGCGGACGTGTTCTTGAAAAACGTGGCGGAGTTCTGTGTCCCGGGCGGCAAGCTGGTCCTCTCATGGGCGGTGAAGGGACAGGGTGGCCGTCGCCATGTGAACGAGCAGAACTGGGACCATGTGCTGCCGACGATGCGCAAGCATGGCTTCGTGTATCAGCGGGGCGAGGCGTTGGAGCTGCGCAAGGTGGCGGGCGCGCAGGTGAAGTGGTTCGCGCAGAGCCTCTACGTGTTCACGAAGGTCTAAGAATCTGGATTATCCAAGGGCGGCAGGCGGAAGAGACACCGCCTGCCGTTTCCTTTTTAAATGGTGCGAAAGTGTGGAAGCTGGGTAGGCTGCGGTATATGTTGTTACCGTCACAACTTGGTTATCGCATGCCCGCGGAATGGGAACCTCACGCGGGGACATGGTTTACCTGGCCGCGGCCAGAGGGTATCAGTTTTCCTGACAAATATGATACGGTGCCGCCGGTGTATGCGGCTTTGATCCGGCAGTTGGTGTTGGTGGAAGATGTGCATATCAATGTGTGGCACGCCGAGATGGAGGGATGGGTGCGTGAGTTGCTGGGCAAGAATGCGGTGCCGTTGGAGCGGGTTCACTTCCATCATTTCCCGGCCTACGAGCCATGGTGCCGGGATCATGGGCCGATCTTCCTTGTGCGGGAGCAGGGTGGCAAACATGAGCGTGCCGTGGTGGACTGGGCTTATAATGCGTGGGGTGGCAAGTATCCGCCGTTTGATCTGGATGATGCCGTGCCCCAGCAGGTGGCGAAGTTACGCAGTTTGCCGCTCTTCTCGCCGGGTATCGTGATGGAGGGTGGCGCGTTGGATGTGAATGGCAAGGGGACGTTATTGACGACGGAAGCGTGCCTTTTAAATCCGAATCGCAATCCTGACCTGACCAAGGAACAGATAGAGCAATACCTGAAAGATTATCTTGGGGTGACGAACATCCTGTGGCTGGGTGACGGGATCGTGGGCGATGATACGGACGGGCATGTGGATGACCTGACACGTTTCGTGAATGCGAACACGGTGGTGACGATCGTGGAAGAAGATCCACGGGATGAGAACTATCACCTGCTGCAGGAGAATCTGAAGCGCCTGCGCACGATGCGGGATCAGGATGGAGAGTTGTTACGGGTGGTAGAGCTGCCGATGCCGGGCCGGATTGAGCATGAAGGGCAGCGGCTGCCGGCCAGCTATGCGAACTTCTATATCGCCAATGGCATTGTGCTGGTGCCGACGTATCGCTCGGCAAATGACCGGAAGGCGTTGAGGATTTTGCAGGAGAATTTCCCAG of Verrucomicrobiia bacterium contains these proteins:
- a CDS encoding agmatine deiminase family protein, which produces MLLPSQLGYRMPAEWEPHAGTWFTWPRPEGISFPDKYDTVPPVYAALIRQLVLVEDVHINVWHAEMEGWVRELLGKNAVPLERVHFHHFPAYEPWCRDHGPIFLVREQGGKHERAVVDWAYNAWGGKYPPFDLDDAVPQQVAKLRSLPLFSPGIVMEGGALDVNGKGTLLTTEACLLNPNRNPDLTKEQIEQYLKDYLGVTNILWLGDGIVGDDTDGHVDDLTRFVNANTVVTIVEEDPRDENYHLLQENLKRLRTMRDQDGELLRVVELPMPGRIEHEGQRLPASYANFYIANGIVLVPTYRSANDRKALRILQENFPGRKVIGVDSTELIWGLGSFHCISQQEPV
- a CDS encoding glycosyltransferase family 4 protein: MKLLIVGDSPTKQTGFSRVVENIAKRLKVTAKSIDIWGINHQGVPHDFPYRIWPATLNGPVWYSEPNLKGLLNVLAGGDFTHVLVVQDSFAFPKWFADAFAQICGHRKIRSLYYIPVDASLDPNWLELARVVDWPVAYTHYGRMEILKAAAMAMEPWEYQTLEQRLKVLPHGVDRSIYFPLPDREKIRKQVLPNLPEGDVVLMNVNANQRRKDPVRSLEILAELLRMGERVRLVMHMPPVGHDELDLPCAGAQLGLRYGEDWLVTDMLFKGTMRTGTEEELNKIYNMGDILISSTLGEGFGLTTIEALATGMPVALPNHTACTEIVNTLAGMGTVQDPASAQACLFPTEEHTVMLPWDNARMRRRADVKGAALVIQEMIRSGEYKKRQRLSKKAAAWLSWDRVVPEFRDLLMSAPPAPVPAPVKKEEALDGGQPVAK